One stretch of Acropora muricata isolate sample 2 chromosome 12, ASM3666990v1, whole genome shotgun sequence DNA includes these proteins:
- the LOC136893684 gene encoding NACHT, LRR and PYD domains-containing protein 1 homolog, whose protein sequence is MESQRGAVNIPHEPSNNEITNSSEHQEHSQTQNDFHSAIETLKKNCLQDTDKLNDLKQPFGRPNPGEGHIHDLTIDKIYVHVNIVEGRAYDEFTEDRWEQLKKYPPHVDDCLFKKPGDLLDRDHKNVLVVGRPGIGKTSFSTKLLRLWASGEAFNGDEHFSVVFLLKFRRFNNDNANLSLRDLMARSETVQSLDDAVWDFIKQEPTKVLLIFDGLDEYSRKEDIKAQDNPTYKNCVEEKMPLSVLYNKLVEEKLLPGASILTTTRPTAVKCVRHLPFQRTVEIRGFTSDDVKEYVENFTRGNPEAGKKMWEHIKSNINLFSFCYIPMNCFLICHCLLQIILSESSQALPTKMTDIYEMTVKMFLFNHNREGFSPEELARLKSTHMYEPFDKFPEELQEIFNSLGKIAFKGIEEGRLLFESSEVSRLEDCGLLHKLPDLKPKALVLPPKSRFCFTHLTVQEFFAAKHLVDSKTDEEIERFVCKHICDGRWQVVLQFAAGLLKSSSDIFIKLLPESTEKIENPSCSQPKTLTYWPAITEDKDLVVQVCKCLYEINDEKQQPVLQNKIEKIKFNAVDLSKCSLAPIDVAAVLHCLKNAEEVLYINLFDNALGDLGANEVKKIVVNKERKLKLLNLALNQLTDNAAKDFAAALKHTQIIDNHKTKGEIQKGPWI, encoded by the exons ATGGAATCACAACGTGGAGCTGTCAACATCCCGCATGAACCGAgcaacaatgaaataacaaaCTCTTCTGAACACCAAGAACACTCTCAAACCCAAAATGATTTCCACAGTGCCATAGAGACCCTGAAAAAGAATTGCTTGCAGGACACTGATAAGCTAAATGATCTTAAACAACCTTTTGGCAGACCAAATCCCGGCGAAGGCCACATACATGATCTCACAATAGACAAGATCTATGTCCATGTGAACATAGTTGAAGGCAGAGCTTACGATGAATTTACAGAAGACAGGTGGGAACAACTTAAAAAATACCCGCCCCATGTTGATGACTGTCTCTTCAAAAAACCAGGGGATCTTCTTGACCGGGATCACAAGAATGTTCTCGTTGTAGGCcgtcctgggataggaaagacgTCATTCAGCACAAAGTTGCTTCGCCTTTGGGCATCTGGTGAGGCTTTTAATGGAGACGAACATTTCAGCGTTGTCTTCCTCTTGAAATTTAGGCGTTTTAATAATGACAACGCAAACTTGAGCCTTCGTGATCTGATGGCTCGCTCAGAAACAGTCCAGAGTTTGGATGATGCTGTTTGGGATTTTATAAAACAAGAACCTACCAAGGTTCTGTTAATTTTTGACGGATTagatgaatattcaagaaaagaggaTATCAAGGCCCAAGATAACCCAACTTACAAAAACTGtgtggaagaaaagatgccCCTTTCCGTTTTGTATAATAAACTGGTGGAGGAAAAACTTCTTCCTGGTGCAAGCATACTCACGACAACACGACCAACTGCTGTGAAATGTGTTCGTCATCTACCTTTTCAAAGAACAGTCGAAATTCGCGGATTCACGTCGGATGACGTTAAGGAATATGTTGAGAATTTTACTCGAGGTAACCCCGAAGCAGGGAAGAAAATGTGGgaacacatcaagtccaacattaacctgttttcattttgctacaTCCCAATGAACTGTTTcctcatttgccactgcttgctTCAAATCATCCTTTCCGAGTCTTCCCAAGCACTGCCAACCAAGATGACGGACATTTATGAAATGACCGTCAAGATGTTCTTGTTCAATCACAACAGGGAAGGTTTCTCTCCGGAGGAACTCGCAAGGCTCAAGTCAACGCACATGTACGAGCCATTTGACAAGTTCCCTGAAGAACTTCAAGAAATCTTCAACAGTCTTGGAAaaatcgcttttaaagggaTTGAGGAAGGAAGActgctctttgaatcaagcgaagtcagtAGGTTAGAAGATtgcggactgcttcacaaaTTGCCAGACCTAAAACCGAAAGCTTTGGTTCTCCCGCCAAAGTCCCGATTCTGTTTTACTCACCTGACGGTGCAggaattctttgccgcaaagcATCTGGTGGACAGCAAGACAGATGaggaaattgaaagatttgttTGCAAGCATATCTGTGACGGCAGATGGCAAGTGGTACTGCAATTCGCAGCCGGATTGCTGAAGAGTTCAAGCGACATTTTTATCAAGCTGTTGCCGGAGTCGACTGAGAAGATAGAAAACCCTTCGTGTTCACAACCAAAAACACTGACCTACTGGCCAGCGATAACAGAAGACAAAGATCTAGTTGTACAAGTATGTAAGTGTCTGTACGAGATTAACGACGAAAAGCAGCAGCcagtattacaaaacaaaatagagaaaattaaattcaacgcGGTTGACTTAAGTAAGTGCTCACTCGCACCAATTGATGTCGCTGCTGTCTTACACTGCTTAAAAAATGCGGAAGAAGTTTTGTACATTAATTTGTTCGACAATGCGTTGGGAGACTTAGGcgcaaacgaagtgaaaaaaattgttgttaaCAAGGAACGCAAACTAAAATTGTTAAACCTCGCTCTTAACCAGTtgaccgacaacgcagcgaaggatttcgctgcagcacttaagcaca CTCAAATAATTGACAATCATAAGACAAAAGGTGAAATTCAAAAGGGACCATGGATATAA
- the LOC136893954 gene encoding NACHT, LRR and PYD domains-containing protein 14-like isoform X2: MDCSAIKEAISPKTLNKFTFALVIVWIVVGATLCIAFAELEISESRYDIQCVTGNNPDSDFIHGNCYDEYRMQNHKLGIPPYLFVLVNVLLLPIVTVIYTQYAKSTVNELEGNPQDAQRRPRNRRRTLFMAYVCELVISIVLAITFIVLLETHLFYPRNFPSDFSCSIENPSFNRTQFNCYNKRAGYKNVWTKVVIAANGIFALFAFLEILWILSRGRHGKDFVENWRFYADHLKSNSDEQRQERPDWIRLLESHSQTQNDFHSAIETLKKNCLQETDKLNDLKQPFGRPNPGEGHIHDLTIDKIYVHVSIVEGRAYHKFPEDRWEQLKKYPAHADDCPFKKPWDLLDRDHKNVLVVGRPGIGKTSFSTKFLRLWASGEAFNGDEHFNVVFLVKFRRFNNYNVNLSLRDLMARSETVQSLDDAVWDFIKQEPTKVLLIFDGLDEYSRKEDIKAQDEDPTYKNCVEEKMPVYVLYNKLAEGKLLPGASILTTTRPTAVKCVRHLPFQRTVEIRGFTSDDVKKYVENFTQDYPEAMEKMWEHIKSNINLFSFCYIPMNCFLICHCLLQIILSEFSQALPTKMTDIYKMTVKMFLFNHNREGFSPEELARLKSTYMDEPFDKLPEELQKISNSLGEIAFKAIEEERLLFESNEVSGLEDCGLLHKLPDQKRRALDDPSKSQFCFTHLTVQEFFAAKHLVDSKTDEEIERFVCEHIYGGTWQVVLQFTAGLLKSSLSTDIFVKLFPESTEKRKNRESSSEAKTLTYWPATREDKHLVVQVCKCLYEIDDEQQPVLQNKIEKIKFNAVDLSNCSLAPIDVAAVLHSLKSAEEVLYINLHINALGDLGANEVKKIVVNKERKLEWLSLGYNKFTDNAAKDFAAALEHSNCKLESLDLSFNDFTDNAAKDFAAALKHSNCKLESLDLMNNNFTDNAAKDFAAALKHSNCKLDSLVLSQNKFTDNAAKYFAAALKHSNCKLDSLVLSQNKFTDNAAKDFAAALEHSNCKLKSLDLSQNKFTGNAAKDFAAALKHSNCKLKSLDLSYNKFSNNAAKDFAAALKHSNCKLESLDLMNNNFTDNAAKDFAAALKHSNCKLESLDLSGNNFTDNVAKDFAAAVKHYNCKLESLYLSFNNFTEGGRKYLTDAGEQSNCKLVV; the protein is encoded by the exons ATGGATTGCTCGGCAATCAAGGAAGCGATCAGTCCCAAGACTTTAAACAAGTTTACATTTGCACTGGTCATAGTTTGGATCGTAGTCGGTGCCACACTGTGTATAGCTTTCGCAGAGCTGGAAATCAGTGAATCCAGGTACGATATTCAATGTGTGACAGGGAACAACCCGGACAGCGACTTCATCCATGGAAACTGCTATGATGAATACCGGATGCAAAATCATAAACTTGGCATTCCTCCTTACCTCTTTGTCTTGGTAAACGTGCTACTGCTTCCAATTGTGACAGTCATTTACACTCAATACGCCAAGTCAACTGTTAATGAACTCGAAGGTAACCCTCAAGACGCCCAAAGACGACCCAGGAATCGAAGACGAACCCTTTTCATGGCATACGTTTGTGAACTCGTTATTAGCATTGTTTTGGCGATAACTTTCATCGTCTTGCTGGAAACGCATCTATTTTATCCTAGAAACTTTCCGTCTGACTTTTCTTGTTCTATCGAAAATCCGTCGTTTAACCGAACGCAATTCAACTGTTACAATAAACGAGCGGGTTATAAAAATGTCTGGACCAAAGTTGTGATagcagcgaatggaattttcgCATTGTTTGCTTTCCTGGAGATTCTTTGGATCTTGTCGCGAGGTAGACATGGAAAAGACTTCGTGGAAAATTGGCGGTTTTATGCTGATCATCTGAAATCAAACTCAGACGAACAGCGACAAGAACGACCAGATTGGATTCGTTTACTGGAATC ACACTCTCAAACCCAAAATGATTTCCACAGTGCCATAGAGACTCTGAAAAAGAATTGCTTGCAGGAAACTGATAAGCTAAATGATCTTAAACAACCTTTTGGCAGACCAAATCCCGGCGAAGGCCACATACATGATCTCACAATAGACAAGATCTATGTCCATGTAAGCATAGTTGAAGGCAGAGCTTACCATAAATTTCCAGAAGACAGGTGGGAACAACTTAAAAAATACCCGGCCCATGCTGACGACTGTCCCTTCAAAAAACCATGGGATCTTCTTGACCGGGATCACAAGAATGTTCTCGTTGTAGGCcgtcctgggataggaaagacATCATTCAGCACAAAGTTCCTTCGCCTTTGGGCATCTGGTGAGGCTTTTAATGGAGATGAACATTTCAACGTTGTCTTCCTCGTAAAGTTTAGGCGTTTTAATAACTACAACGTAAACTTGAGCCTTCGTGATCTGATGGCTCGCTCAGAAACAGTCCAGAGTTTGGATGATGCTGTTTGGGATTTTATAAAACAAGAACCTACCAAGGTTCTGTTAATTTTTGACGGATtggatgaatattcaagaaaagaggaTATCAAGGCCCAAGATGAGGACCCAACTTACAAAAACTGtgtggaagaaaagatgccCGTTTACGTTTTGTATAATAAACTGGCGGAGGGAAAACTTCTTCCTGGTGCAAGCATACTCACGACAACACGACCAACTGCTGTGAAATGTGTTCGTCATCTACCTTTTCAAAGAACAGTCGAAATTCGCGGATTTACTTCGGATGACGTTAAAAAATATGTTGAGAATTTTACTCAAGATTACCCCGAAGCAATGGAGAAAATGTGGgaacacatcaagtccaacattaacctgttttcattttgctacatcccaatgaactgttttctcatttgccactgcttgctTCAAATCATCCTTTCTGAGTTTTCCCAAGCACTGCCAACTAAGATGACGGACATTTATAAAATGACCGTAAAGATGTTTTTGTTCAATCACAACAGGGAAGGTTTCTCTCCGGAGGAACTCGCAAGGCTCAAGTCAACCTACATGGATGAGCCTTTTGACAAGTTGCCTGAAGAACTTCAAAAAATCTCCAACAGCCTTGGAGAAATCGCTTTTAAAGCGATTGAAGAAGAAAGACTCCTCTTTGAATCAAACGAAGTCAGTGGGTTAGAAGATtgcggactgcttcacaaaTTGCCAGACCAAAAACGGAGAGCATTGGATGACCCGTCaaagtcccaattctgtttTACTCACCTGACagtgcaagaattctttgccgcaaagcATCTGGTGGACAGCAAGACAGATGaggaaattgaaagatttgttTGTGAGCATATCTATGGCGGCACATGGCAAGTGGTACTGCAGTTCACAGCCGGACTGCTGAAGAGCTCACTAAGTACCGACATTTTCGTCAAGCTTTTCCCGGAGTCGACTGAGAAGAGAAAAAACCGTGAGTCTTCTTCAGAAGCAAAAACACTGACCTACTGGCCAGCGACAAGAGAAGACAAACATCTAGTTGTACAAGTATGTAAGTGTCTGTACGAGATTGACGATGAACAGCAGCcagtattacaaaacaaaatagagaaaattaaattcaacgcGGTTGACTTAAGTAATTGTTCACTCGCACCGattgatgttgctgctgtcttaCATTCCTTAAAAAGTGCTGAAGAAGTTTTGTACATTAATTTACACATCAATGCGTTGGGAGACTTAGGcgcaaacgaagtgaaaaaaattgttgttaaCAAGGAACGCAAACTAGAATGGTTATCCCTCGGTtataacaagttcaccgacaacgcagcgaaggatttcgctgcagcacttgagcacagtaattgtaaactagaatcgttagacctcagttttaacgacttcaccgacaacgcagcgaaggatttcgctgcagcacttaagcacagtaattgtaaactagaatcgttagacctcatgaataacaacttcaccgacaacgcagcgaaggacttcgctgcagcacttaagcacagtaattgtaaactagattCGTTAGTCCTCAGTCAgaacaagttcaccgacaacgcagcgaagtatttcgctgcagcacttaagcacagtaattgtaaactagattCGTTAGTCCTCAGTCAgaacaagttcaccgacaacgcagcaaaggatttcgctgcagcacttgagcacagtaattgtaaactaaaatcgttagacctcagtcaGAACAAGTTCACCggcaacgcagcgaaggatttcgctgcagcacttaagcacagtaattgtaaactaaaatcgttagacctcagttaTAACAAGTTCTCcaacaacgcagcgaaggatttcgctgcagcacttaagcacagtaattgtaaactagaatcgttagacctcatgaataacaacttcaccgacaacgcagcgaaggatttcgctgcagcacttaagcacagtaattgtaaactagaatcgttagacctcagtggTAACAACTTCACGGACAACgtagcgaaggatttcgctgcagcagtTAAGCACtataattgtaaactagaatcgttatacCTGAGTTTTAACAACTTCACAGAGGGGGGACGCAAGTATTTAACCGACGCGGGAGAGCAAAGTAATTGCAAATTGGTTGTATGA
- the LOC136893954 gene encoding NACHT, LRR and PYD domains-containing protein 14-like isoform X1 — MDCSAIKEAISPKTLNKFTFALVIVWIVVGATLCIAFAELEISESRYDIQCVTGNNPDSDFIHGNCYDEYRMQNHKLGIPPYLFVLVNVLLLPIVTVIYTQYAKSTVNELEGNPQDAQRRPRNRRRTLFMAYVCELVISIVLAITFIVLLETHLFYPRNFPSDFSCSIENPSFNRTQFNCYNKRAGYKNVWTKVVIAANGIFALFAFLEILWILSRGRHGKDFVENWRFYADHLKSNSDEQRQERPDWIRLLESQRGAVNIPHEQRNEEITNSFEHQEHSQTQNDFHSAIETLKKNCLQETDKLNDLKQPFGRPNPGEGHIHDLTIDKIYVHVSIVEGRAYHKFPEDRWEQLKKYPAHADDCPFKKPWDLLDRDHKNVLVVGRPGIGKTSFSTKFLRLWASGEAFNGDEHFNVVFLVKFRRFNNYNVNLSLRDLMARSETVQSLDDAVWDFIKQEPTKVLLIFDGLDEYSRKEDIKAQDEDPTYKNCVEEKMPVYVLYNKLAEGKLLPGASILTTTRPTAVKCVRHLPFQRTVEIRGFTSDDVKKYVENFTQDYPEAMEKMWEHIKSNINLFSFCYIPMNCFLICHCLLQIILSEFSQALPTKMTDIYKMTVKMFLFNHNREGFSPEELARLKSTYMDEPFDKLPEELQKISNSLGEIAFKAIEEERLLFESNEVSGLEDCGLLHKLPDQKRRALDDPSKSQFCFTHLTVQEFFAAKHLVDSKTDEEIERFVCEHIYGGTWQVVLQFTAGLLKSSLSTDIFVKLFPESTEKRKNRESSSEAKTLTYWPATREDKHLVVQVCKCLYEIDDEQQPVLQNKIEKIKFNAVDLSNCSLAPIDVAAVLHSLKSAEEVLYINLHINALGDLGANEVKKIVVNKERKLEWLSLGYNKFTDNAAKDFAAALEHSNCKLESLDLSFNDFTDNAAKDFAAALKHSNCKLESLDLMNNNFTDNAAKDFAAALKHSNCKLDSLVLSQNKFTDNAAKYFAAALKHSNCKLDSLVLSQNKFTDNAAKDFAAALEHSNCKLKSLDLSQNKFTGNAAKDFAAALKHSNCKLKSLDLSYNKFSNNAAKDFAAALKHSNCKLESLDLMNNNFTDNAAKDFAAALKHSNCKLESLDLSGNNFTDNVAKDFAAAVKHYNCKLESLYLSFNNFTEGGRKYLTDAGEQSNCKLVV, encoded by the coding sequence ATGGATTGCTCGGCAATCAAGGAAGCGATCAGTCCCAAGACTTTAAACAAGTTTACATTTGCACTGGTCATAGTTTGGATCGTAGTCGGTGCCACACTGTGTATAGCTTTCGCAGAGCTGGAAATCAGTGAATCCAGGTACGATATTCAATGTGTGACAGGGAACAACCCGGACAGCGACTTCATCCATGGAAACTGCTATGATGAATACCGGATGCAAAATCATAAACTTGGCATTCCTCCTTACCTCTTTGTCTTGGTAAACGTGCTACTGCTTCCAATTGTGACAGTCATTTACACTCAATACGCCAAGTCAACTGTTAATGAACTCGAAGGTAACCCTCAAGACGCCCAAAGACGACCCAGGAATCGAAGACGAACCCTTTTCATGGCATACGTTTGTGAACTCGTTATTAGCATTGTTTTGGCGATAACTTTCATCGTCTTGCTGGAAACGCATCTATTTTATCCTAGAAACTTTCCGTCTGACTTTTCTTGTTCTATCGAAAATCCGTCGTTTAACCGAACGCAATTCAACTGTTACAATAAACGAGCGGGTTATAAAAATGTCTGGACCAAAGTTGTGATagcagcgaatggaattttcgCATTGTTTGCTTTCCTGGAGATTCTTTGGATCTTGTCGCGAGGTAGACATGGAAAAGACTTCGTGGAAAATTGGCGGTTTTATGCTGATCATCTGAAATCAAACTCAGACGAACAGCGACAAGAACGACCAGATTGGATTCGTTTACTGGAATCACAACGTGGAGCTGTCAACATCCCGCACGAACAGAGGAACGAAGAAATAACAAACTCTTTTGAACACCAAGAACACTCTCAAACCCAAAATGATTTCCACAGTGCCATAGAGACTCTGAAAAAGAATTGCTTGCAGGAAACTGATAAGCTAAATGATCTTAAACAACCTTTTGGCAGACCAAATCCCGGCGAAGGCCACATACATGATCTCACAATAGACAAGATCTATGTCCATGTAAGCATAGTTGAAGGCAGAGCTTACCATAAATTTCCAGAAGACAGGTGGGAACAACTTAAAAAATACCCGGCCCATGCTGACGACTGTCCCTTCAAAAAACCATGGGATCTTCTTGACCGGGATCACAAGAATGTTCTCGTTGTAGGCcgtcctgggataggaaagacATCATTCAGCACAAAGTTCCTTCGCCTTTGGGCATCTGGTGAGGCTTTTAATGGAGATGAACATTTCAACGTTGTCTTCCTCGTAAAGTTTAGGCGTTTTAATAACTACAACGTAAACTTGAGCCTTCGTGATCTGATGGCTCGCTCAGAAACAGTCCAGAGTTTGGATGATGCTGTTTGGGATTTTATAAAACAAGAACCTACCAAGGTTCTGTTAATTTTTGACGGATtggatgaatattcaagaaaagaggaTATCAAGGCCCAAGATGAGGACCCAACTTACAAAAACTGtgtggaagaaaagatgccCGTTTACGTTTTGTATAATAAACTGGCGGAGGGAAAACTTCTTCCTGGTGCAAGCATACTCACGACAACACGACCAACTGCTGTGAAATGTGTTCGTCATCTACCTTTTCAAAGAACAGTCGAAATTCGCGGATTTACTTCGGATGACGTTAAAAAATATGTTGAGAATTTTACTCAAGATTACCCCGAAGCAATGGAGAAAATGTGGgaacacatcaagtccaacattaacctgttttcattttgctacatcccaatgaactgttttctcatttgccactgcttgctTCAAATCATCCTTTCTGAGTTTTCCCAAGCACTGCCAACTAAGATGACGGACATTTATAAAATGACCGTAAAGATGTTTTTGTTCAATCACAACAGGGAAGGTTTCTCTCCGGAGGAACTCGCAAGGCTCAAGTCAACCTACATGGATGAGCCTTTTGACAAGTTGCCTGAAGAACTTCAAAAAATCTCCAACAGCCTTGGAGAAATCGCTTTTAAAGCGATTGAAGAAGAAAGACTCCTCTTTGAATCAAACGAAGTCAGTGGGTTAGAAGATtgcggactgcttcacaaaTTGCCAGACCAAAAACGGAGAGCATTGGATGACCCGTCaaagtcccaattctgtttTACTCACCTGACagtgcaagaattctttgccgcaaagcATCTGGTGGACAGCAAGACAGATGaggaaattgaaagatttgttTGTGAGCATATCTATGGCGGCACATGGCAAGTGGTACTGCAGTTCACAGCCGGACTGCTGAAGAGCTCACTAAGTACCGACATTTTCGTCAAGCTTTTCCCGGAGTCGACTGAGAAGAGAAAAAACCGTGAGTCTTCTTCAGAAGCAAAAACACTGACCTACTGGCCAGCGACAAGAGAAGACAAACATCTAGTTGTACAAGTATGTAAGTGTCTGTACGAGATTGACGATGAACAGCAGCcagtattacaaaacaaaatagagaaaattaaattcaacgcGGTTGACTTAAGTAATTGTTCACTCGCACCGattgatgttgctgctgtcttaCATTCCTTAAAAAGTGCTGAAGAAGTTTTGTACATTAATTTACACATCAATGCGTTGGGAGACTTAGGcgcaaacgaagtgaaaaaaattgttgttaaCAAGGAACGCAAACTAGAATGGTTATCCCTCGGTtataacaagttcaccgacaacgcagcgaaggatttcgctgcagcacttgagcacagtaattgtaaactagaatcgttagacctcagttttaacgacttcaccgacaacgcagcgaaggatttcgctgcagcacttaagcacagtaattgtaaactagaatcgttagacctcatgaataacaacttcaccgacaacgcagcgaaggacttcgctgcagcacttaagcacagtaattgtaaactagattCGTTAGTCCTCAGTCAgaacaagttcaccgacaacgcagcgaagtatttcgctgcagcacttaagcacagtaattgtaaactagattCGTTAGTCCTCAGTCAgaacaagttcaccgacaacgcagcaaaggatttcgctgcagcacttgagcacagtaattgtaaactaaaatcgttagacctcagtcaGAACAAGTTCACCggcaacgcagcgaaggatttcgctgcagcacttaagcacagtaattgtaaactaaaatcgttagacctcagttaTAACAAGTTCTCcaacaacgcagcgaaggatttcgctgcagcacttaagcacagtaattgtaaactagaatcgttagacctcatgaataacaacttcaccgacaacgcagcgaaggatttcgctgcagcacttaagcacagtaattgtaaactagaatcgttagacctcagtggTAACAACTTCACGGACAACgtagcgaaggatttcgctgcagcagtTAAGCACtataattgtaaactagaatcgttatacCTGAGTTTTAACAACTTCACAGAGGGGGGACGCAAGTATTTAACCGACGCGGGAGAGCAAAGTAATTGCAAATTGGTTGTATGA